Genomic DNA from Peribacillus simplex NBRC 15720 = DSM 1321:
CATGATTGAATTCATTCGAAAAGATGGTAGCATAAATCGCTCCGCCGATACCTCCAAAAGCACCTGATAATAAAACGGCGGCATAGCGGATTTTCGTAACATTGACACCCATCGTGTCAGCAGCCATGGGATGCTCACCCACTGCACGGATCCTTAACCCGAATGGTGTTTTATAAAGTACATACCAAACGACAAAAGATATTAGAATCGCTATATATACGATATAATAACCATTTGCGAAAAAGATGGGTCCTATAAATGGAATATCACTTAGTAACGGAACATCAATCCTTGGGAATGTTTCTGTGATTCTATCAGTTTGACCTTTGTCAAAAATCAGCTTCACCAAAAACATGGTCAGACCTACTGCCAACAAGTTGATGGCTACCCCACTAACCGTTTGGTCCGCCCTGAACGTAATGCATGCCACAGCGTGCAGAATGGAAAACAGCAAGCCGGCAATCATTGCCGCTAAGACTGCGAGCCAAGGAGTCCATTCCCCAAATACATCAGCAAACATTAAGTT
This window encodes:
- a CDS encoding ABC transporter permease, which encodes MDFYQVLQIIIPSMIALAAPLIFTSLGGVFSERAGVINIGLEGLMVIGAFTGIVFNLMFADVFGEWTPWLAVLAAMIAGLLFSILHAVACITFRADQTVSGVAINLLAVGLTMFLVKLIFDKGQTDRITETFPRIDVPLLSDIPFIGPIFFANGYYIVYIAILISFVVWYVLYKTPFGLRIRAVGEHPMAADTMGVNVTKIRYAAVLLSGAFGGIGGAIYATIFSNEFNHATINGQGFMAIAAMIFGKWHPIGAMGAALFFGLAQSLSIVGSSLPFFKDIPSVYLLIAPYVLTIIALTGFIGRADAPKASGQPYIKGKR